In Bacillus cereus ATCC 14579, a single window of DNA contains:
- a CDS encoding MgtC/SapB family protein — protein MDYTDLLIKLSLSAILGFAIGLERELKRKPLGLKTCLVISIISCLLTIVSIKAAYNLPHTDHMNLDPLRLAAQIVSGIGFLGAGVILRRGNDSIAGLTTAAMIWGASGIGIAVGAGFYIEAIFGMCFLMISVELIPLAMKYVGPRSFRQRDIAVKLVVRNMDNIPIVIEEIKEMDIKVKNMKLKTLENGSHYLHLKLSIDQKRHTADVYYALQHLESVQQTEVESM, from the coding sequence ATGGACTATACCGATTTATTAATCAAACTAAGTCTCTCGGCTATTTTAGGATTTGCCATTGGTTTAGAACGTGAATTAAAACGGAAACCACTTGGTTTAAAAACGTGTTTAGTTATTTCTATTATTAGTTGCCTCCTAACGATTGTTTCTATTAAAGCAGCTTATAACTTACCACATACCGATCATATGAACTTGGATCCACTTCGACTTGCCGCTCAAATTGTATCAGGAATTGGTTTTTTAGGTGCTGGCGTAATTTTAAGAAGAGGTAACGATAGCATTGCAGGGCTCACGACTGCCGCTATGATCTGGGGTGCTTCTGGTATTGGTATTGCTGTTGGGGCCGGATTCTATATTGAAGCGATATTCGGAATGTGTTTCCTTATGATTAGTGTCGAACTTATACCACTCGCGATGAAATATGTAGGCCCTAGATCATTTCGTCAACGTGATATCGCTGTGAAACTTGTTGTACGAAATATGGACAATATCCCAATCGTAATTGAAGAAATAAAAGAAATGGATATAAAAGTTAAGAATATGAAGCTTAAAACATTAGAAAACGGTTCTCACTATTTACATCTTAAACTATCCATTGATCAAAAAAGACATACTGCTGATGTTTACTATGCTCTCCAGCATCTTGAAAGTGTCCAACAAACTGAAGTAGAAAGTATGTAA
- a CDS encoding YugN-like family protein yields MIPIQSNLEGRTYALYKLEEIMKPLGYSIGGNWDYDKGCFDYKIDEEDGYQFLRVPFTAIDGELDVPGVIVRLGTPYILSHVYQDELDDNVNTLTAGTSGMDQFAEPKDPDGDVKRKYINIGKVLMQELERHFTNGE; encoded by the coding sequence TTGATTCCGATTCAATCAAATTTAGAAGGACGTACATATGCGTTATATAAGTTAGAAGAGATTATGAAACCACTTGGATATAGCATCGGTGGTAATTGGGATTATGATAAAGGATGCTTCGATTACAAAATTGATGAAGAAGATGGGTATCAATTTTTACGAGTTCCATTTACAGCCATTGATGGAGAACTAGATGTACCAGGCGTAATAGTTCGTCTTGGAACGCCGTATATTCTTTCGCACGTATATCAAGACGAACTAGATGATAATGTGAATACTTTAACAGCTGGAACGAGTGGAATGGATCAATTTGCTGAGCCGAAAGATCCAGATGGAGATGTGAAAAGAAAATATATCAATATTGGGAAAGTGCTCATGCAAGAATTAGAGCGTCATTTTACTAATGGTGAATAA
- a CDS encoding glucose-6-phosphate isomerase, which produces MSTHVTFDYSKALSFIGEHEITYLRDAVKVTHHAIHEKTGAGNDFLGWVDLPLQYDKEEFARIQKCAEKIKNDSDILLVVGIGGSYLGARAAIEMLNHSFYNTLSKEQRKTPQVLFVGQNISSTYMKDLMDVLEGKDFSINVISKSGTTTEPALAFRIFRKLLEEKYGKEEARKRIYATTDKARGALKTLADNEGYETFVIPDDVGGRFSVLTPVGLLPIAVSGLNIEEMMKGAAAGHDDFGTSELEENPAYQYAVVRNALYNKGKTIEMLVNYEPALQYFAEWWKQLFGESEGKDQKGIFPSSANFSTDLHSLGQYVQEGRRDLFETVLKVGKSTHELTIESEENDLDGLNYLAGETVDFVNTKAYEGTLLAHSDGGVPNLIVNIPELNEYTFGYLVYFFEKACAMSGYLLGVNPFDQPGVEAYKKNMFALLGKPGFEELKAELEERLK; this is translated from the coding sequence ATGAGTACACATGTAACGTTCGACTATTCTAAAGCGTTATCCTTCATCGGTGAACATGAAATCACTTATTTACGTGATGCAGTGAAAGTAACACATCACGCAATCCACGAAAAAACTGGAGCTGGGAACGATTTCCTTGGGTGGGTAGACCTTCCGCTTCAATATGACAAAGAAGAATTCGCTCGCATTCAAAAATGCGCAGAAAAAATTAAAAATGACTCTGACATTTTACTTGTTGTAGGTATTGGTGGTTCTTACCTAGGAGCACGCGCAGCAATCGAAATGTTAAACCATTCTTTCTACAACACGCTTTCTAAAGAACAACGTAAAACTCCACAAGTGCTATTTGTTGGACAAAACATTAGCTCCACTTATATGAAAGATTTAATGGACGTATTAGAAGGTAAAGACTTCTCTATTAACGTTATTTCCAAATCAGGTACAACAACAGAGCCAGCGCTAGCATTCCGTATCTTCCGTAAGTTATTAGAAGAAAAGTATGGAAAAGAAGAAGCTCGCAAACGTATTTATGCAACTACAGATAAAGCGCGTGGTGCATTAAAAACATTAGCTGATAACGAAGGTTACGAAACATTTGTTATTCCAGATGATGTTGGAGGTCGTTTCTCTGTATTAACGCCAGTTGGTTTATTACCAATCGCAGTAAGTGGCTTAAATATTGAAGAGATGATGAAAGGTGCAGCTGCTGGTCATGATGACTTCGGAACATCAGAACTAGAAGAAAATCCAGCTTACCAATACGCAGTAGTTCGTAACGCTTTATACAATAAAGGAAAAACAATTGAAATGCTTGTTAACTATGAGCCAGCACTTCAATACTTCGCTGAGTGGTGGAAACAGTTATTTGGTGAAAGTGAAGGAAAAGATCAAAAAGGCATTTTCCCATCTTCAGCAAACTTCTCAACTGATTTACACTCATTAGGTCAATACGTTCAAGAAGGGCGTCGTGACTTATTTGAAACAGTTCTTAAAGTAGGTAAATCTACACATGAACTAACAATCGAATCAGAAGAAAACGATTTAGACGGATTAAACTACCTTGCTGGTGAAACTGTAGACTTCGTAAACACAAAAGCATACGAAGGTACATTACTTGCACATAGCGACGGGGGAGTACCAAACTTAATCGTAAATATTCCTGAATTAAATGAGTACACATTCGGTTACCTTGTATACTTCTTCGAAAAAGCATGTGCGATGAGCGGCTACTTATTAGGCGTGAATCCATTTGACCAACCTGGAGTAGAAGCATACAAGAAAAACATGTTTGCTTTACTTGGTAAACCAGGATTTGAAGAATTAAAAGCAGAATTAGAAGAGCGTTTAAAATAA
- a CDS encoding DUF378 domain-containing protein, with protein sequence MSTLQRIALVFTVIGAVNWGLIGFFQFDLVAAIFGGQNSALARIIYGIVGISGLINLGLLFKPSENLGTHPETNEIR encoded by the coding sequence ATGAGTACTTTGCAACGTATCGCATTAGTCTTTACTGTAATTGGCGCTGTGAACTGGGGACTAATCGGGTTTTTCCAGTTTGACTTAGTAGCAGCCATTTTCGGTGGACAAAATTCAGCTCTTGCACGTATTATTTACGGCATCGTTGGTATATCTGGGCTTATCAACCTTGGTTTACTGTTTAAACCATCTGAAAATCTTGGTACGCACCCAGAAACAAACGAAATTCGATAA
- the yugI gene encoding S1 domain-containing post-transcriptional regulator GSP13, producing the protein MSEQYTTGVVVTGKVTGIQDYGAFVALDAETQGLVHISEITNGYVKDIHDFLKVGDTVEVKVLSIDEEHRKMSLSLKAAKRKQGRILIPNPSENGFNTLREKLAEWIEESELTK; encoded by the coding sequence ATGTCAGAACAATATACAACAGGAGTGGTTGTAACAGGGAAAGTGACTGGAATTCAAGATTACGGTGCGTTTGTAGCGTTAGATGCAGAAACACAAGGACTTGTGCATATATCTGAAATTACAAATGGATATGTAAAGGATATTCATGACTTTTTAAAGGTCGGCGATACAGTAGAAGTAAAGGTACTTTCAATTGATGAAGAGCACAGAAAAATGAGTTTATCGTTAAAAGCGGCGAAAAGAAAACAAGGAAGGATTCTTATACCGAACCCATCTGAAAACGGATTTAATACGCTGCGAGAAAAGTTGGCAGAATGGATTGAAGAGTCCGAGTTAACAAAGTAA